Proteins from a genomic interval of Burkholderia cepacia GG4:
- a CDS encoding glycosyltransferase: protein MNHLEARAGHPGAGHPGAANPEVSIIIPVYNEEDGLAALFARLYPALDALGTSYEVILINDGSRDRSAAMLADQFHVRPDTTRVVLLNGNYGQHMAILAGFAQSRGEIVITLDADLQNPPEEIGKLIVKMREGYDYVGSIRKQRQDSLWRRKASQVMNRLRERITRIKMTDQGCMLRAYSRRIIDTINVCGEVNTFIPALAYTFAQKPTEIEVAHEERFAGESKYSLYSLIRLNFDLVTGFSVVPLQWLSFIGVILSLGSAALFVLLLVRRFIVGAEVQGVFTLFAITFFLLGVIIFALGLLGEYVGRIYQQVRARPRYLIQAVLEQHEGVPAVPAGANRTGAEQ, encoded by the coding sequence ATGAATCACCTTGAAGCACGCGCCGGGCATCCGGGGGCCGGCCATCCGGGTGCCGCGAACCCGGAAGTATCGATCATCATCCCCGTGTACAACGAGGAAGATGGCCTGGCCGCGCTGTTCGCGCGGCTGTACCCGGCACTCGACGCACTCGGCACGTCGTACGAAGTGATCCTGATCAACGACGGCAGCCGCGACCGCTCGGCCGCGATGCTGGCAGACCAGTTCCATGTGCGCCCTGATACGACGCGCGTCGTGCTGCTCAACGGCAACTACGGCCAGCACATGGCGATCCTCGCGGGCTTCGCGCAGTCGCGCGGCGAGATCGTCATCACGCTCGACGCCGACCTGCAGAACCCGCCCGAGGAAATCGGCAAGCTGATCGTGAAGATGCGCGAGGGCTACGACTACGTCGGCTCGATCCGCAAGCAGCGGCAGGACAGCCTGTGGCGGCGCAAGGCGTCGCAGGTGATGAACCGGCTGCGCGAGCGCATCACGCGGATCAAGATGACCGACCAGGGCTGCATGCTGCGCGCGTACAGCCGCCGCATCATCGACACGATCAACGTGTGCGGAGAAGTCAACACGTTCATCCCCGCGCTGGCCTACACGTTCGCGCAGAAACCGACCGAAATCGAGGTCGCGCACGAGGAACGCTTCGCGGGCGAGTCGAAGTACTCGCTGTACAGCCTGATCCGGCTGAACTTCGACCTCGTGACGGGCTTCTCGGTCGTGCCGCTGCAGTGGCTGTCGTTCATCGGCGTGATCCTGTCGCTCGGCTCCGCCGCACTGTTCGTGCTGCTGCTGGTGCGCCGCTTCATCGTCGGCGCGGAAGTGCAAGGCGTGTTCACGCTGTTCGCGATCACGTTCTTCCTGCTCGGCGTGATCATCTTCGCGCTCGGCCTGCTCGGCGAATACGTCGGCCGCATCTACCAGCAGGTGCGTGCGCGGCCGCGCTACCTGATCCAGGCCGTGCTCGAACAGCACGAAGGCGTGCCGGCGGTGCCGGCCGGCGCGAACCGCACGGGGGCCGAGCAATGA
- a CDS encoding polysaccharide deacetylase family protein: MARIVLKIDVDTLRGTREGVPNLARIFDRFNARATFLFSLGPDHTGWALRRVFRPGFLKKVSRTSVVEHYGVKQLMYGVLLPGPDIGRRAIADMRAIHEAGFECGIHTWDHVYWQDNVRVRDRDWTAREMQKSHARFVDVFGAPPVTHGAAGWQMNDAAFEQIDAWGMRYASDGRGHSPYLPVVGGRTLSHVQIPTTLPTLDELLGIDGIDTHNVAAHILQFTATNPHDQVFTLHAELEGQKLAPVFEQLLAGWRAQGHTFATMGDYHATLDRDSLPSYPVTWGEIPGRSGELIVQPD; the protein is encoded by the coding sequence TTGGCTCGTATCGTCCTCAAGATCGACGTCGACACGCTGCGCGGCACGCGCGAAGGCGTGCCGAACCTCGCGCGCATCTTCGACCGCTTCAATGCGCGCGCGACCTTCCTCTTCAGCCTCGGGCCCGATCACACGGGCTGGGCGCTGCGGCGCGTGTTCCGCCCGGGCTTCCTGAAGAAGGTGTCGCGCACGTCGGTGGTCGAGCATTACGGCGTGAAGCAGCTGATGTACGGCGTGCTGCTGCCGGGCCCCGACATCGGCCGCCGCGCGATCGCCGACATGCGCGCGATCCACGAGGCCGGCTTCGAATGCGGGATCCATACGTGGGATCACGTGTACTGGCAGGACAACGTCCGGGTGCGTGATCGCGACTGGACCGCGCGTGAAATGCAGAAGAGCCACGCGCGCTTCGTCGACGTCTTCGGCGCGCCGCCCGTCACGCACGGCGCGGCCGGCTGGCAGATGAACGACGCGGCGTTCGAGCAGATCGATGCATGGGGGATGCGCTACGCATCCGACGGTCGCGGCCATTCGCCGTACCTGCCCGTGGTCGGCGGCCGCACGCTGTCGCACGTGCAGATCCCGACCACGCTGCCGACCCTCGACGAATTGCTCGGCATCGACGGCATCGACACGCACAACGTCGCCGCACACATCCTGCAGTTCACCGCAACCAATCCGCACGACCAGGTGTTCACGCTGCATGCGGAACTGGAAGGCCAGAAGCTCGCACCGGTGTTCGAGCAGTTGCTCGCCGGCTGGCGCGCCCAGGGCCACACGTTTGCGACGATGGGCGATTACCACGCGACGCTGGACCGCGACTCGCTGCCATCGTACCCTGTCACGTGGGGCGAGATCCCCGGCCGCTCCGGCGAACTGATCGTCCAGCCCGACTGA
- a CDS encoding bifunctional UDP-4-keto-pentose/UDP-xylose synthase: MKAKKVLILGVNGFIGHHLSKRILETTDWEVFGMDMQTDRLGDLVNHERMHFFEGDITINKEWVEYHVKKCDVILPLVAIATPATYVQQPLRVFELDFEANLPIVRSAVKYGKHLVFPSTSEVYGMCSDEQFDPDASALTYGPINKPRWIYACSKQLMDRVIWGYGMEGLNFTLFRPFNWIGPGLDSIYTPKEGSSRVVTQFLGHIVRGENISLVDGGSQKRAFTDIDDGISALMKIIENKNGVASGKIYNIGNPKNNFSVRELAHKMLELAAEYPEYAGFAKQVQLVETTSGAYYGNGYQDVQNRVPKIDNTMQELAWAPQSTFDDALRKIFEAYRGHVADARALVEQQN; encoded by the coding sequence ATGAAAGCAAAAAAAGTCCTGATCCTGGGTGTGAACGGCTTCATCGGCCATCACCTGTCGAAGCGCATTCTTGAAACCACCGATTGGGAAGTGTTCGGCATGGACATGCAGACCGATCGACTGGGCGACCTCGTCAACCACGAGCGGATGCACTTCTTCGAAGGCGACATCACGATCAACAAGGAGTGGGTCGAGTATCACGTGAAGAAGTGCGACGTGATCCTGCCGCTCGTCGCGATCGCGACGCCCGCCACCTACGTCCAGCAGCCGCTGCGCGTGTTCGAGCTCGACTTCGAGGCGAACTTGCCGATCGTGCGTTCGGCCGTCAAGTACGGCAAGCACCTCGTGTTCCCGTCGACCTCCGAGGTCTACGGCATGTGCTCGGACGAGCAGTTCGACCCGGACGCATCGGCGCTCACCTACGGCCCGATCAACAAGCCGCGCTGGATCTACGCGTGCTCGAAGCAGCTGATGGACCGCGTGATCTGGGGCTACGGGATGGAAGGCCTGAACTTCACGCTGTTCCGCCCGTTCAACTGGATCGGCCCGGGCCTCGACTCGATCTACACGCCGAAGGAAGGCAGCTCGCGCGTCGTCACGCAGTTCCTCGGCCACATCGTGCGCGGCGAGAACATCAGCCTCGTCGACGGCGGCTCGCAGAAGCGCGCGTTCACCGACATCGACGACGGCATCAGCGCGCTGATGAAGATCATCGAGAACAAGAACGGCGTCGCGTCGGGCAAGATCTACAACATCGGGAATCCGAAGAATAACTTCTCGGTTCGCGAGCTCGCGCACAAGATGCTCGAACTGGCCGCCGAATACCCGGAATACGCCGGCTTCGCGAAGCAGGTGCAGCTCGTCGAAACGACGTCGGGCGCGTACTACGGCAACGGCTACCAGGACGTGCAGAACCGCGTGCCGAAGATCGACAACACGATGCAGGAGCTCGCATGGGCGCCGCAATCGACGTTCGACGACGCACTGCGCAAGATCTTCGAAGCGTATCGCGGCCATGTCGCCGACGCGCGCGCGCTGGTCGAGCAGCAGAACTGA
- a CDS encoding formyltransferase, whose protein sequence is MKPRAVVFAYHNVGVRCLQVLLARGVDVALVVTHEDNPSENIWFGSVASVAAEHGIPVVTPADPADPALRSAVTDAQPEFIFSFYYRHMLPVDLLAIAPRGAYNMHGSLLPKYRGRVPTNWAVLNGETETGATLHEMAAKPDAGAIIGQTAVPILPDDTATQVFDKVTVAAEQTLWRVLPALLAGDAPHLPNDLASGSYYGGRKPEDGRVDWSKPAAQVYNLVRAVAPPYPGAFTDVGATRFVIARARLAAPGSAIAAAAADLPPGLHVSDNALFGVCGDSRALSILELWQQRDGSDTVVTPAEFAQFIHSSRHS, encoded by the coding sequence ATGAAGCCGCGCGCCGTCGTCTTCGCGTATCACAACGTCGGCGTGCGCTGCCTGCAGGTGCTGCTGGCACGCGGCGTCGACGTCGCGCTCGTCGTCACGCACGAGGACAACCCGAGCGAGAACATCTGGTTCGGCAGCGTCGCGTCGGTCGCCGCCGAGCACGGGATCCCGGTCGTCACGCCGGCCGACCCCGCCGATCCGGCGCTGCGCAGCGCGGTGACGGATGCGCAGCCCGAGTTCATTTTCTCGTTCTACTACCGTCACATGCTGCCGGTGGACCTGCTCGCGATCGCGCCGCGCGGCGCGTACAACATGCACGGTTCGCTGCTGCCGAAATACCGGGGTCGGGTTCCGACCAACTGGGCCGTGCTGAACGGCGAAACGGAAACCGGCGCCACGCTGCACGAGATGGCCGCGAAACCGGACGCCGGCGCGATCATCGGCCAGACCGCGGTGCCGATCCTGCCGGACGATACGGCCACGCAGGTATTCGACAAGGTCACGGTGGCCGCCGAGCAGACGCTCTGGCGCGTGCTGCCCGCGCTGCTCGCGGGCGATGCGCCGCACCTGCCGAACGATCTCGCAAGCGGCAGCTACTACGGCGGGCGCAAGCCGGAGGACGGCCGCGTCGACTGGTCGAAGCCGGCCGCGCAGGTCTACAACCTGGTGCGCGCGGTCGCGCCCCCGTATCCGGGTGCGTTCACCGACGTCGGCGCCACGCGCTTCGTCATTGCCCGCGCGCGCCTCGCGGCGCCCGGCAGCGCGATCGCCGCGGCGGCGGCGGATTTGCCGCCCGGCCTGCACGTAAGCGATAATGCGCTATTCGGCGTCTGCGGCGACAGCCGCGCCCTATCCATTCTCGAGCTGTGGCAGCAGCGCGACGGCAGCGATACCGTCGTGACGCCCGCGGAATTCGCGCAGTTCATTCATTCTTCCCGTCATTCATGA